Proteins encoded by one window of Ignavibacteriota bacterium:
- a CDS encoding bifunctional UDP-3-O-[3-hydroxymyristoyl] N-acetylglucosamine deacetylase/3-hydroxyacyl-ACP dehydratase: MEKQRTIARAVSFSGTGLHTGNPSTITFNPAPANYGYVFIRTDIEPNFEVPALIENVVDLSRGTTLGIGDIHVHTVEHVLAALVGLKIDNCRIELSANEPPVVDGSSMPYVNALISAGVHDQDAEREYFIVDETLRYTNEDKHVDIVALPNPEYRITVMIDYFNPALGSQHTGMFDLEKEFVTEFAPARTFCFLTEVMELHKQGLIKGGSLDSAIVINDAQISDEQLLELKEVFKLNKPPIRGNNGILNGEELRFKNEPARHKLLDMIGDLALVGVPIKAQILAARPGHASNIEFGKKIRKLYLEKKKIQRVLPSKNQTTLMDIHQILDIMPHRYPFLLIDRVTSFDEENEILIAYKNVSINEPYFNGHFPGKPVMPGVLILEALAQTGGLLLFKRFPEVYGKLAFFMGIKNAKFRKPVFPGDQLIMEVKLVSKRFNTYLFDSKAYVDGSLVTESEFQAAIVER; this comes from the coding sequence ATGGAAAAACAACGCACAATTGCACGAGCCGTATCATTTTCGGGTACAGGTTTACATACGGGCAACCCTTCAACTATAACATTCAATCCGGCTCCGGCTAATTATGGTTATGTTTTTATCAGAACAGACATTGAACCTAATTTTGAAGTACCAGCGTTAATAGAAAATGTTGTTGACCTCTCAAGAGGAACAACACTCGGTATAGGTGATATTCACGTTCATACTGTAGAGCATGTATTAGCTGCACTGGTCGGGCTTAAAATTGACAATTGCAGAATTGAGTTATCCGCAAATGAGCCTCCGGTAGTTGATGGAAGCTCAATGCCCTATGTAAATGCTTTGATTTCAGCGGGCGTACATGATCAGGATGCTGAAAGAGAGTATTTCATTGTAGATGAAACTCTTCGATATACAAATGAAGATAAGCATGTTGATATTGTAGCACTCCCAAATCCTGAGTACAGAATTACAGTGATGATTGACTATTTCAATCCTGCCTTAGGAAGTCAACATACAGGAATGTTTGACCTTGAGAAAGAATTTGTTACAGAATTTGCTCCGGCAAGAACATTTTGCTTTTTGACTGAGGTTATGGAGCTTCATAAGCAAGGACTTATTAAGGGTGGTAGCCTTGATAGTGCAATTGTTATAAATGATGCACAAATTTCTGATGAGCAGCTCTTAGAACTTAAGGAAGTCTTCAAACTTAATAAACCGCCAATAAGAGGTAATAACGGCATACTGAACGGCGAAGAACTCAGGTTTAAAAATGAACCTGCAAGGCACAAACTGCTGGATATGATTGGTGATTTGGCTCTTGTCGGTGTTCCGATTAAAGCACAGATTTTAGCTGCCAGACCGGGACATGCAAGTAATATTGAATTTGGTAAAAAAATAAGAAAATTATATCTTGAGAAGAAAAAAATTCAAAGAGTATTGCCTTCCAAAAACCAAACTACCCTGATGGATATTCATCAGATACTTGATATAATGCCTCACAGATACCCATTTTTGTTAATTGACAGAGTTACTTCATTCGATGAAGAAAATGAAATACTCATTGCCTATAAAAATGTTTCTATCAATGAGCCATATTTTAACGGTCATTTTCCCGGCAAACCAGTTATGCCCGGCGTTCTGATTCTTGAAGCTCTTGCTCAGACAGGTGGCTTACTGCTTTTCAAAAGATTCCCTGAAGTTTATGGCAAACTTGCATTCTTTATGGGAATTAAAAATGCGAAGTTTCGCAAACCGGTATTTCCGGGTGACCAACTTATCATGGAAGTTAAGCTGGTTTCAAAAAGATTCAATACTTATTTATTTGACAGCAAGGCTTATGTTGATGGTTCTTTAGTTACTGAATCCGAATTTCAAGCCGCAATTGTGGAAAGATAA
- the lpxA gene encoding acyl-ACP--UDP-N-acetylglucosamine O-acyltransferase: protein MLGLIHSTAIVSEKAKIGANVKIGAFTIIEDDVEIGDNCEIRSSVIIADGARIGNNCKIYAGAILSTEPQDLKFDGEPTYVRIGDNTVVREFATINRGTNETGETVIGSNCLIMAYCHVAHDCHIGNNVIISNITQLAGHVNIEDWVVLGGAAKIHQFCTVGKHSMVGADCKVVKDVPPFTLVDRKPAQVEGVNKVGLRRRGFSKETIQEIEQFYDTILFSGFNNRDGIAKFNERKQICDDVKYCIDFIENSVRGIHR, encoded by the coding sequence ATGCTAGGTTTAATTCATAGCACCGCTATTGTATCCGAGAAAGCTAAAATCGGAGCAAATGTAAAGATTGGTGCTTTTACAATTATTGAAGATGATGTTGAAATTGGCGATAACTGCGAGATTCGCTCAAGTGTTATAATCGCTGATGGTGCCAGAATTGGCAATAACTGCAAAATATATGCCGGCGCTATTTTAAGTACAGAGCCTCAGGATCTGAAATTCGATGGTGAGCCTACTTATGTTCGAATTGGCGATAACACAGTAGTTCGTGAGTTTGCTACTATTAATCGTGGAACCAATGAGACCGGCGAAACTGTAATTGGCTCTAACTGCCTGATTATGGCTTACTGCCACGTAGCTCATGACTGCCATATAGGTAATAATGTCATTATTTCAAATATTACTCAACTTGCAGGACACGTAAATATAGAAGATTGGGTAGTTTTAGGTGGTGCAGCCAAGATACATCAATTCTGCACAGTTGGTAAACATTCTATGGTTGGTGCTGACTGCAAGGTTGTTAAAGATGTGCCTCCGTTTACTTTGGTTGACAGAAAACCAGCGCAGGTTGAGGGTGTTAATAAAGTAGGTTTGAGGCGACGTGGTTTTTCCAAAGAAACAATTCAGGAAATTGAACAATTCTATGATACAATACTTTTCTCGGGATTTAATAACCGCGACGGAATAGCTAAATTTAATGAGCGTAAGCAAATCTGTGATGATGTAAAGTATTGCATAGATTTTATAGAAAATTCTGTCAGAGGAATTCACCGGTAA
- the ssb gene encoding single-stranded DNA-binding protein, producing MAISVNKVILVGNLGKDPELRSTPQGKSVCTFSIATSERYLDKASNEWKDATEWHNVVLWERLAEYWAQRLKKGSKAYIEGSLRHRSYEKDGVTRYTTEVLGREVVSMEKVEGGSSYSGGSSSGGYSGGYGGSANVTSSSPAPTKSYDPPSPDYDSEVSDDDEVPF from the coding sequence ATGGCGATTAGTGTAAATAAGGTAATTTTAGTCGGCAATCTGGGTAAAGACCCCGAATTGCGTTCAACACCTCAGGGCAAATCTGTATGTACATTTAGTATTGCAACTTCTGAAAGATACCTTGATAAAGCATCAAACGAATGGAAAGATGCCACTGAATGGCACAATGTAGTTCTTTGGGAAAGACTTGCCGAATATTGGGCTCAACGGCTTAAAAAAGGAAGCAAAGCTTATATTGAAGGCTCGCTGAGACATAGAAGCTACGAAAAAGATGGCGTAACAAGATATACTACCGAAGTTCTTGGAAGAGAAGTTGTCAGTATGGAGAAAGTTGAAGGTGGCAGCTCTTACTCAGGAGGCAGCAGTAGTGGTGGTTATAGTGGAGGTTATGGTGGCTCAGCAAATGTAACAAGTTCATCTCCTGCTCCAACTAAATCTTACGACCCACCTTCGCCTGATTACGATTCTGAAGTATCAGATGATGATGAAGTGCCGTTTTAA
- a CDS encoding site-specific DNA-methyltransferase, with protein MEESNKLLTIKEASNWATDYLGKYVTTSNISYLIQYGKIRKIGDNGSTVIDLKELIEYYENLHGNKEDNWRRQLGEDLNWTLSFDGYKEAETTKHVHRLHPYKGKFIPQLVEYFLDSHTDKFKKEVYFKPNDIVLDPFNGSGTTMVQANELGIHAIGVDVSAFNALISNCKVKRYDILNLQTEINKITNNLKEFLKLSNTTQFEETLLSELAKFNNKYFPIPEYKYNVQRKIIDGDKFGKEKEIEFLPIYMNLVKQFGIELLQSSSSSFLEKWFSRHVRNEIDFVFSQIKEIQNLRTKSLMSVILSRTIRSCRATTHADLATLKEPVVTTYYCAKHGKVCKPLFSILKWWESYSKDTINRLNQFQKIRTNTYQYCITGDSRNVNIFEILETKKPDFAKVLKNQKIKGIFSSPPYVGLIDYHEQHAYAYDLFGFERNDNLEIGPLFKGQGREAKESYINGISDVLLNSRKYMIDDFDVFLVANDKYNMYPTIAEKAGMQIVNQFKRPVLNRTEKDKGAYSEIIFHLKRK; from the coding sequence ATTGAAGAATCTAACAAATTACTAACGATTAAGGAAGCAAGTAATTGGGCAACCGATTACTTAGGAAAATATGTTACTACCTCGAATATATCGTATTTAATACAATATGGAAAAATCAGAAAAATAGGTGATAACGGTTCAACTGTTATTGATTTGAAAGAGTTAATTGAATATTACGAAAATCTTCACGGTAATAAGGAAGATAACTGGAGACGCCAATTAGGTGAAGACCTCAACTGGACTTTATCATTTGATGGATATAAAGAGGCAGAAACAACAAAACATGTTCACAGACTGCATCCATACAAGGGTAAATTTATACCACAGTTAGTTGAATATTTCTTAGATAGTCATACTGATAAATTTAAAAAGGAAGTCTATTTTAAGCCAAATGATATAGTATTAGACCCTTTCAACGGAAGTGGAACAACAATGGTACAGGCAAATGAACTTGGAATTCACGCAATTGGTGTAGATGTCTCTGCATTTAATGCTTTGATTTCAAATTGCAAAGTAAAACGGTATGATATTTTAAATCTTCAAACCGAAATTAACAAAATAACCAATAATCTAAAAGAATTTTTAAAACTTAGCAATACTACACAATTTGAAGAAACACTTTTATCTGAATTAGCTAAATTCAATAATAAATATTTTCCTATACCTGAATATAAATATAATGTTCAGAGAAAAATTATTGATGGTGATAAATTTGGAAAAGAAAAAGAAATTGAATTTTTACCAATTTATATGAATTTAGTTAAGCAGTTCGGAATTGAATTATTGCAATCCAGTTCATCATCATTTTTAGAAAAATGGTTCAGCCGACATGTCAGGAATGAAATTGATTTTGTGTTCTCACAAATTAAAGAGATTCAAAATTTAAGAACAAAAAGTTTAATGAGTGTAATATTAAGTCGTACAATTAGGTCATGCAGAGCAACAACTCATGCAGATTTGGCTACTTTAAAAGAACCAGTTGTTACTACTTATTATTGTGCCAAGCATGGTAAAGTTTGCAAACCACTTTTTTCAATACTGAAATGGTGGGAGAGTTACAGTAAAGATACAATCAATAGACTTAACCAGTTTCAAAAGATAAGAACAAATACTTATCAATATTGCATAACTGGAGACAGTAGAAATGTTAATATTTTTGAAATACTTGAAACTAAAAAGCCTGATTTTGCTAAAGTATTAAAAAATCAAAAAATTAAAGGTATTTTCTCAAGTCCCCCTTATGTTGGATTGATAGATTATCACGAACAGCATGCTTATGCTTATGATTTATTTGGATTTGAACGAAATGATAATCTTGAAATCGGTCCTTTGTTCAAAGGTCAGGGAAGAGAAGCAAAAGAATCTTATATAAATGGTATTTCAGATGTATTGTTGAACAGCAGAAAATATATGATTGATGATTTTGATGTTTTTCTTGTTGCAAATGACAAATATAATATGTACCCTACAATCGCAGAAAAAGCAGGTATGCAGATAGTAAATCAGTTTAAAAGACCAGTACTAAACCGCACCGAAAAAGATAAAGGTGCTTATTCAGAAATAATTTTTCACTTAAAAAGGAAGTAA
- a CDS encoding TdeIII family type II restriction endonuclease has product MPLTNTQTENIETVLKNSLRRRFQTYNPEPAVMPFHTRLLGKDRLALYAFIHSLNTNFGTTIFEPVALVLASTSFAEASSQQIAGVKISTEAHHVIQNIMDGLSIAVRTPNKADEIEAIREVCQSGEMRTVKPTRVDLKLINHENTIYLIDIKTAKPNAGGFKEFKRTLLEWAASTLAINPEAKVETLIAIPYNPYEPQPYNRWTMRGMLDLDKELKVGAEFWDFLGGEGAYTDLLDIFERIGLELRDEIDDYFSRFIR; this is encoded by the coding sequence ATGCCCCTTACTAATACACAAACAGAAAATATTGAAACTGTTCTTAAAAACAGTTTAAGACGCAGGTTTCAGACATATAATCCAGAACCTGCGGTAATGCCTTTTCATACCAGATTATTAGGAAAAGACAGATTAGCTCTGTATGCTTTTATTCATTCATTGAATACAAATTTTGGTACTACTATATTTGAACCGGTTGCATTGGTTTTGGCTTCAACAAGTTTCGCCGAAGCTTCATCACAACAAATTGCTGGCGTAAAGATTTCTACTGAAGCACATCATGTGATTCAAAATATAATGGATGGTCTCTCAATCGCGGTTAGAACTCCAAATAAAGCTGACGAAATTGAAGCAATAAGAGAAGTTTGTCAAAGTGGTGAAATGCGAACAGTTAAACCGACTAGAGTTGATTTAAAATTGATTAATCATGAAAATACAATTTATCTGATTGATATTAAAACCGCTAAACCTAATGCTGGGGGTTTTAAAGAATTCAAAAGAACATTGTTGGAATGGGCAGCTTCTACACTTGCAATTAATCCTGAAGCTAAAGTTGAAACTTTAATTGCGATTCCCTATAACCCTTATGAGCCACAACCATATAACCGATGGACAATGAGAGGAATGTTGGATTTGGATAAAGAATTGAAAGTCGGTGCTGAATTCTGGGATTTCCTCGGTGGTGAAGGTGCATATACAGATTTACTCGACATATTCGAAAGAATAGGCTTGGAGTTACGAGATGAAATTGATGATTATTTTTCAAGATTTATAAGATAA
- a CDS encoding DUF1207 domain-containing protein: protein MKYLILFISFAVIANANDGVLMFKPFTASVFEPRIGSIINTTDENLRLDIGASFDLYRFEINSDFKMSMGTDFFTFTRLRSEENFKFPVETSDYFFGINSAAVFKAFNQNFTSRFRLAHISSHLVDGYSKDGIFFSEPFVYSREFTDLSIALNKKSGFIDYRIYSGFMYIFSTTPDDVNNITYYIGADFTKLLSKNIALVGGLDIRNGEVSRTNIAGQLGLNFKFFKDFGIFIGYYKYHGSSMHGMFYKDFDNYDGIGFQIIYF from the coding sequence ATGAAGTATTTAATTTTATTTATATCATTCGCCGTAATTGCTAATGCAAATGACGGTGTATTGATGTTCAAACCGTTTACCGCATCAGTATTCGAACCGAGAATTGGAAGTATAATAAATACTACTGATGAAAATCTGCGACTTGATATCGGCGCTTCATTCGATTTATACCGTTTTGAAATCAACTCAGATTTTAAGATGAGCATGGGTACTGATTTCTTTACATTCACCAGATTACGCTCAGAAGAAAATTTTAAATTTCCCGTCGAAACCTCTGACTATTTCTTCGGAATTAATTCTGCTGCTGTGTTTAAAGCATTTAATCAGAATTTTACTTCCAGATTTCGCCTTGCACATATTTCTTCGCATTTAGTTGACGGTTATTCAAAGGATGGGATATTTTTTAGTGAGCCATTTGTTTACAGCCGGGAATTTACAGATTTGTCAATCGCTTTGAATAAAAAATCAGGATTCATTGATTACAGAATTTATTCAGGTTTTATGTATATTTTTTCAACTACCCCTGATGATGTTAACAATATTACGTATTACATAGGTGCTGACTTTACCAAACTATTATCTAAAAATATTGCACTGGTAGGTGGTCTTGACATACGAAATGGTGAAGTCTCCAGAACAAATATCGCAGGTCAGTTGGGTCTCAATTTCAAATTTTTTAAAGATTTTGGTATATTTATCGGATATTATAAATATCACGGTAGCAGTATGCACGGAATGTTTTATAAAGATTTTGATAATTATGATGGAATTGGATTCCAAATTATATATTTTTGA
- a CDS encoding tetratricopeptide repeat-containing sensor histidine kinase — protein sequence MKIVLSLFIIICINAVSLYSNQFVDYKEKFDDLLNNNPDSLIFEADLLKKIENEKESPGLFALAELYTGFFYGRKRLSEKAIQQYFKAEQYFLKAGNNEYLGIVYRSIGAAYRHMKDFDKSSHYFAKALEFIPDTNVREKSKVMNHYGDILRDMGRIDSAFHYYHLSLSIADKLDTAVMANNFNNLGDLFMLRNNYDSSAYYFNKSLEWLLPTGEISEAAENYTSLADLNLKHGKSKEAISYITKSIEMLDGRHSDYELYNAYEAAVNIYKELNKKDSLIKYLFNLYELEKITGKLRYQQNISAIEVERSLQAKENEFNLLKKESIFNQLINYLLIIIVVLVIIAGILLWFQIKNKMKENLVLIKQKEEISQAKSELEAAYKDIQQLNATKDKFFSIIAHDLRNPLGSFRDITKTLFDLHDEFSAEERVNFLRLMNESADKVYNLLENLLEWSRTQKGKIDFNPEPFDFHSIVSFNINLLNPAAENKNIKIINNTIENSIIFADPNLINAIVRNLVSNAVKFTDINGEVKIYYEVKDKKALISVEDNGIGMSPGDIEKIFRIDISTTTIGTSNEKGSGLGLILCKEFVEMHGGEIGVVSTIGKGSKFWFTIPIESFPDQT from the coding sequence ATGAAAATTGTATTAAGTTTATTTATTATTATTTGCATTAATGCAGTATCTCTCTATTCCAATCAGTTCGTGGACTATAAAGAGAAATTTGATGATTTATTAAATAATAATCCGGATTCCCTTATTTTTGAAGCCGATTTACTTAAAAAAATTGAAAACGAAAAAGAATCTCCCGGGCTTTTTGCTCTTGCAGAACTCTATACCGGTTTTTTTTATGGCAGGAAAAGACTGTCTGAGAAAGCAATTCAACAATATTTTAAAGCTGAACAATATTTCCTAAAAGCAGGGAACAATGAATATTTAGGTATCGTTTACCGTAGCATAGGAGCGGCTTACAGGCACATGAAAGATTTTGATAAATCAAGTCATTATTTTGCTAAAGCACTCGAGTTTATTCCTGATACCAATGTTAGAGAAAAATCGAAAGTGATGAATCATTATGGTGATATTTTAAGAGATATGGGTAGAATTGATAGCGCATTTCATTATTATCACCTAAGCCTTTCTATTGCAGACAAACTTGATACAGCAGTAATGGCAAATAATTTCAATAATTTAGGCGATTTATTCATGCTAAGAAATAATTATGATTCAAGCGCCTATTATTTTAATAAATCTCTGGAGTGGCTATTGCCTACAGGAGAAATTTCTGAGGCTGCCGAAAATTACACATCCCTTGCTGACCTTAATCTTAAGCACGGAAAGTCAAAAGAAGCAATCAGCTACATAACCAAATCAATTGAAATGCTTGATGGCAGACACTCTGATTATGAGTTGTATAATGCTTATGAAGCAGCTGTAAATATTTACAAAGAGCTGAATAAGAAAGATTCGCTTATAAAATATTTATTCAATTTGTATGAACTTGAGAAAATAACCGGAAAATTAAGGTATCAGCAAAATATCTCAGCAATAGAAGTCGAGCGTTCACTTCAAGCGAAAGAGAATGAATTTAATTTACTAAAAAAAGAGAGTATTTTTAATCAGCTGATTAACTATCTCCTTATAATAATTGTGGTACTTGTAATTATTGCGGGTATTCTTTTATGGTTTCAGATTAAGAATAAAATGAAAGAAAATCTGGTTCTAATTAAGCAAAAGGAAGAAATAAGTCAGGCTAAGAGTGAGCTGGAAGCTGCTTATAAAGATATACAACAGCTTAATGCCACAAAGGATAAATTTTTCTCTATTATTGCACATGATTTAAGAAATCCTCTTGGAAGTTTTCGTGATATAACAAAAACACTCTTTGATTTACATGATGAATTTTCTGCTGAAGAGCGAGTTAATTTTTTGAGATTGATGAATGAGTCTGCTGATAAAGTATATAATCTCCTTGAAAATTTATTGGAGTGGTCAAGAACTCAAAAAGGAAAAATTGATTTCAACCCGGAACCATTTGATTTTCATTCAATTGTTTCATTCAATATAAATCTTTTGAATCCTGCAGCTGAGAATAAAAATATAAAGATAATCAATAATACTATTGAAAATTCAATCATATTTGCTGATCCGAATTTAATTAATGCTATAGTTCGTAATCTTGTTTCAAATGCAGTTAAATTTACTGATATTAATGGCGAAGTAAAGATTTATTATGAAGTTAAAGATAAAAAAGCACTTATTTCAGTCGAAGACAATGGAATAGGAATGTCACCTGGAGATATTGAAAAAATCTTTAGAATAGATATCAGTACTACCACTATTGGCACTTCTAATGAGAAAGGTTCAGGGCTTGGATTGATTTTGTGCAAAGAATTTGTTGAAATGCACGGCGGAGAGATTGGTGTGGTCAGTACGATTGGTAAAGGTAGTAAATTCTGGTTCACAATTCCGATTGAGTCTTTTCCTGATCAAACTTGA